Part of the Zea mays cultivar B73 chromosome 4, Zm-B73-REFERENCE-NAM-5.0, whole genome shotgun sequence genome is shown below.
CAATCTTCAAGCGTCACGGTCATCTCACCGCAGGGAAGGTGGAAAGTGTGAGTCTCTGGCCGCCACCTATTGGAAGACAAAAGAATACAAAATCATTAGTATGCAAAGTAGATTTGATAATTGTAAATATTAAACAACTAGAGAAGTCTTTACCTGTCGACCAGAGCCGTCAACGCCGCTGGGTTGAAAGTGGGCAGCCCACGGCGGACTTGGTACGATAAGACGTCCAAGCCAGCCCTCTGTAGGAGAGGAGTGTACCTCTCATCGTACCTCATCTCCTCCAGAAACCGGTCGTGGGTCCGGACCCGCAGAACGGGCAACACCTAGCAATCAAAAGAATTTTCATTAGTCAAATATAGGTCGCACATATTAATTCGAAAATTTAATTTATGTACAAAATATTACCTCTCCCTCTGCGGTGAGACGGCCCCTGTGGTGCTCGTCGTAGTGAGGGTCCAGCAAGTGGAACTGCGCCATCCTGCAAATTAAGATATCAACATATTAGAATATAAGTTGTGTACAAAGTGTAACAAAAATATCGACATATTAGAATAAAATTAGGGTATACAAAAATAtatcacacctgactaagtgtccaaatgcatgtacgtgagttgtggccaagtctaccgcattttccgcattcattctgctctgggtccacgagaaagggggacgctcgtcctctcctactgcgaccggaaacctaatccataaccatgttgcaccggctccttttcctactaccacgtttgtcccatcgatgcgctggatcagcaacgtataccggaccggtgtacgttggccattgtgactcatcaagaaatggctcaaaacgagggctccaggtacgtactaagctctctacactgaactcagaaggtattctgctctcaaatgcaaagttacgatgacgtgcggccgcaacataatgagaacatggaaaatggtattgtctaggtttaccacatccgcacaagaatgcatcaagtaacacgacatgtgtcctcgaaggtcgcacctcaccgtcggaagttatgccgcctagtgttgttacctcgtatttacccagctcctcatcaaagcattgtacctcatgtctatgggcacgttcctttgcattattaaggtgtgatgttggtttaggtgcccatctctgccctcgggtctgcattgccttggcctgcgcgtgtctatcattaaaccaagccacaagcctataaaaagtgaatgttactatagcattgactggcatgccccgtatacccttgagcacactgttaaatgactcggccatgttgctagtctgaaactcgaaccgccagccaccttcgtcgtaggcccttgtccatttctgcggttccctcagcaatccagcaatccagttcttaccttcagcatttgttgcatcttttagttccttcaacttatcctcgaaaaacgaaacctccaactgacgacatacctcctcaaaaagggggaagttagccttgctatgatcctttcgaagaagattttctgctagatgtcgagtgcaccatctgtggtgcatgggtgcgtagccaggaatctgctcttgcactgcattaagaataccttggtgtctgtcagatatgacaccaacctcgcgtccagggcctacgacatggatgcgtacaagccgcaagaaccaagaccaactatctctgttctccctctccaccaaagcaaatgccaaaggaaccagtgagttgtctgcgtcgcatgatatggcaaccaacaatgtgcccttatacttcccaagcagaaaagtaccatcaatagagagcacgggacgacaatgcctgaaggcctctacgcactgcgagaaacaccagaaagcacgaaaaaatatctctttgtcgttcctccattcattaggtttggggatgtactcgtaatgcatgcctgggttttttgctttcattgcattgaacaatgctggtaacttctcataaccctcctcccaatccccgtatatcatcttccatgctcgctgctttgccctccatgctttcccatatttgatc
Proteins encoded:
- the LOC109945596 gene encoding protein MAIN-LIKE 1-like; amino-acid sequence: MAQFHLLDPHYDEHHRGRLTAEGEVLPVLRVRTHDRFLEEMRYDERYTPLLQRAGLDVLSYQVRRGLPTFNPAALTALVDRWRPETHTFHLPCGEMTVTLEDC